GCCAGCACGCCTGCAGCCTGGCAAATTGCAGCAGACACTTCACTGTCAATAACGTCGTAGAAGAAGTCCTCAGGAATGCCTATCTTAAGGCCCGATATGCCATCACTTATCCCGTGCGTGAAGTCCATCGTCTTCGTTTGGGCAGAGGAGGGGTCCCGAGAATCATGGCCAGCGAGCGCGTTCATGACTATGGCCGCGTCATGGGCAGACCTGGTCATCGGTCCAACGGTGTCTAGGCTCCATGACAAAGGGTGAACGCCGTGCCTGGAGATACGACCGAACGTGGGCTTCATACCAACGATGCCACAGAGACCGGCAGGAATTCTTATGGAACCTCCGGTGTCGCTGCCCAGCGCAGCCATGCACTGTCCGGAAGAGACTGCTGAACCTGATCCACCACTTGAACCTCCCGTGATCCTCGTCACGTCCCATGGGTTGTGGGCAGGGCCGTCATGAGGGTTCACGCTCGTAGCACCCAGAGCAAATTCGTGCATCTGTAATTTGCCGAGGAGCACGGCGCCAGCCTCGTCAAACTTCTCAACAACCGCAGCGTCATACTCGGGCACGAAGTCCCTGAGAATCTTGGAGCCGATGGTCGTACGGATGTATCGGGTGTAGTAGAGGTCTTTCAGCCCAATTGGGATTCCGTGGAGTGGCCCACGGTATGTGCCGGAAGCAATCTCAATCTCGGCGGATTTCGCCTGTTCGAGGGCACGCTCAGCAAGGAGCGTGATGAAGGAGTTCAGTTGGGAATCCGTAGCCCCGATGCGGTCCAGGTGTGCCTGGGTAAGTTCGACCGGTGAGAGGCTGCCCGATTCTATGAGGCGAGCTGTCTCGCTAATCGTCCGATAGCACAGTTCGTCTCCGCTCATGTGATGTCCTTGGCAGCCTTAAAGGTGACTGCAGGCTCGTGGCCACCGGGGCAGATTTCGTCTGACCTGTCCAGGTCTTCAAGTCCTGACTTCAGACGCTCCAGAAGCGCGCTAGTGTCAACGACAGACAGGTCCAGCCCCAGCACACTGGCTTGCATCTCAAGGAAGTGGTCGGGCAATGTTCTGGAAGATGTCGACATGATTCTGGGTCTCCGGCCCGGTAGACGTAATTGCTCAGCCGAGGCCGCAATACTTACTACACTGAACGACTGTGTGTGTCAACTTCAGGATGCTGAACGAACTCGTTGGGGGTCAGATCCGTTCGACTGGATCTCCTGCTCGCTCTGCATGAGGATCGAACCTATGTTACGCACCTGGCGATTGATTAAAGCTGGACCGAGCGCGAACGCCGCGACCAGCCCTCCTCCGATCGCAATTGCGACAGGAACGCCGACGAAAGAGGCCAAGGCTCCAGCCTGCATTCCTCCGAGCGGCATGATGCTCCACGTCATCCCGTAGAAGCCCATCACACGACCGCGCATCCTGTCAGGTACCAGGAGTTGCAGAGAGCTCATGATCGAGATCATGTAAGTCGAACTCGAAGTGCCCATGATGAACATAAGGACCATCGCCAGAGGCAGAGAACCTACGAACCTTGATGTTAAAGCAAAAGCAATTATCGAGATCCCGAAGGCGAGTCCGCCACCGATTATCAGCAGCCCTTTCCTCTGGAAGTTAGCCGATGAGCTAAGAAGCAGGGTTACACCGAGGGCGCCCACACCGCCCACTGTCATGAGGAGACCCTGCCCATCGGCGCCAACTTTCAAGACGTCGACCGCAAACGCCGGCATCATGGTGATATATGCCATTCCGAAGAAGCTGTTAAAGAAAGTCATCGCAATCAGGAATGAGAAAATCGAACTTCCCGATATAAACCTGAGGCCTTCCCACAGTGCACCAAAAGCGCTTCCCGTGGACCCGATGTCGATCCTCGGTATTCGTAGTGTCAGAATGACGATTGCCATAATGACAAATCCCGCGCCAGCAACAAAGATCGCAGTCGCGGTTCCGATCAGGCCGATGATGATTCCTGCGATCATAGGGGCGACGATGCGCGTTCCCTGCCAGATCGCTGAGTTCAGGGCGACCGCACTCATAATGACGCGTCGATCAATCAGGTGGGGATAGAGTGCCTGACGCGCGGGCTGATCGAAGGCGTTGACCGCGCCGGCTGCGAATGCAAGAGCGATGATATGCCAGACTCTGACCACCTCGAACAGGGTCAGAAATGCAAGTGTGAATATGAGAGTGGCAGTGAGGATCTGCGTGTAGAAGATGAGCTTGCGCTTGTCCAGCCTGTCAGCAAACACGCCCCCGAACAGGTTCAGGGCGATCGAAGGCACCGCGCTGGCTACTGCAACGTAACCCAGATACAACGGCGACCCGGTCAACTCATAGGTAAGCCATCCCTGGGAGAACATGAGCATCTGGAACCCACATACCGATGCAAGCGTACCGAACCAGTACGAGCGATACTGCGGGTATTTCAGCGCCGGAGGTATTGAGAGCAGCCTTCTCCAGAGAGATATTGCCTCACCGTCGATCTCAGACGACTCCTGTGTGCTGACCCTATTGCTCACACCACACCCATCTCATCACCGCAACCTTGGACTCAGTCGAGGAGCGGAATCCTGCCCCAGGTCACTCCGTCGGGGTCTTCAGACAACTCCTTATCGCGGATCAACTCACGAATGGCGAGAAGAGTAGCGTTGACCTCATTGGTCACGTAGACCCAGTCCGGTTCCTCAGGGAACCAATATGGTGACGTGATCCGAACTACCTTACCCTCAGAGGCATTCAGGTAGATGCCGAATTTCTCTACGTGTTGCAGCACCTCAAGCTCCTTTGCCGCGCAACGGTAGCACAAGCCAACGTCACCGGCAATTACTCTACTGTAACTGTCTTTGCAAGGTTCCTAGGCTGGTCAATGTCGCAGCCTCTACGAACTCCTATGTGATACGCAATCAGTTGCATGGCGATGGACACCGGGAACGGATTGATGATTTCCGACACGTTAGGGATAGCTATCACGTCGTCCGCCAGCGCTGAGGTTTCTGTGTCGCCCTCCGACACTACAGCGATGATGTTTCCGCCGCGCGCCCTCACCTCGCTGATGTTGGACTGCATCTTGTCCCGCAAGGAATCAGAAGGGGCGATGGCAACCACGGGCATATCTTCATCGATCAGGGAAATAGGCCCGTGTTTCATCTCGCCCGCCGGATACCCTTCGGCGTGAATGTAACTGATCTCTTTCAGCTTTAGCGCACCTTCCATTGCCATTGGAAATCCGAAACCCCTTCCCAGGAAGAGGAAGTCCGACTGACGGCCATACTTACGGGCGATTTCCTTATAGACAGATTCATTGGTCAGCATTGCGCCAAGCATGTCCGGTAGGCGGGTGATCTCAGTCACGAGCGCCTCTCTCCGACCTTGTCCAATCTGACCTCTGCGGGTAGCGACGTCCAGCGCCAGCAGAAGTAGGGAGATGAGGGACGAAATAAACGTCTTGGACGCCGCCACTCCAGTCTCGAGTCCGGCACGAAGAAGCAGGGAGTGTTCAGCGATTCGAGTGGTCTGTGTGCCTGGATAGTTGCAGAGAGTGACCTGTGGGGCTCCGAGATCTCTCGCCAACTCCATGGCGGCCAAGGTGTCGACGGTCTCGCCTGACTGGCAGACTGAGACGACCAGCGTTCGCGAGTCCATTATGGGAGATCTATACCTGAACTCAGAGGAATTGTCATACTCAGATGGAATCCTCGCCAGTGACTCCATCCAGTGTCTTCCAATCATGGCAGCATGCAAGCTGGTGCCCATCCCCAGGAACACTACACGATCAATGGAGCCTATCAGTTCATCACTTAGACCGAGTTCGGCCAGGTCTACAGATTGGTCTTCGAATGAAACACGACCCCGCAGACCATTAACGATGGCTTCGGGCTGCTCGTGAATCTCCTTGTGCATAAAGTGGCTGAATGCGCCTTTAGCGGAAGACAGGGGATCATAGGGAATGCTAGTCGGAAGCTTGGTAATGGAGGTGCCGTCGACGCACCTGAAAGCCATCCCATCGGGGTTCAGGACAGCAATCTCCCCCGCGTTCAGGTAGTACACACTTCGGGTATGAGGGAGTAGGGCCGGAAGATCTGACGATAGGAAGACCCCCTCATCATTCTTGCCAACGACTATACCTCCGGCGTTGCCGAGTCTCAGGCCAACGATCTTGTCCGGGTCCCTCGTAGAGAAGGCTACAACTGCGCTGGCTCCCCTGATCTGTTGAGCCGCATCAGTAACGGCTTCTTCGAGGGAGAGTCCTTTCTCAATGCCGTCCTCGATCAAGTGGGGTATGCACTCTGAGTCGGTCTGGGACTCGAACACGTGACCGCCGCCTGCCAACTCTCGCTTGAGTTCCTGGTAGTTCTCGACGATCCCGTTGTGAACGACGACCACGTCGCCCTTGCAGTCACTATGTGGGTGGGCGTTTGTGTCCGAAGGAGCACCGTGAGTCGCCCATCTGGTGTGACCTATCCCGAGTCTTCCCTCAGGCATGTCACCATTTAGCGCAGTTTGCAGGTTGGAGAGCTTCCCCACACGCTTGCGAACGGATATGTTTCCGTCCGGTCCAACGACGGCGATTCCAGCGCTATCGTAGCCACGGTATTCCAGGGTACCCAATCCCTGAATCAAGAGCTCGGCCGCCTGGTGCCGGCCCGCATAGCCGATTATTCCGCACATAGATCAGCAGTCCAGGTTCTAGTGCTGGGCAGTGGTGCGTTCACATCAGTGCGAGTCAATGCGATGTCACCGCGGGACCACTTTTCTGTACCTGAGATCTCGAGTAGAATCCATGGTACGACTCGGGAAGCAGGTCGCAGACGCGGTGCATCATGTCAGTGGTCATGGAGCGCAGCAGTTCCCGGCTGGGACGACCTTCTATGTTGGGAAGTGAGAATGGCTGCCCGATGTTTACACGGATCTTGCCCGTAGGGTTGACGACTCTTAAGAAAGGCTGCATTCGCTCCGTGCCTGTAATCCCAACGGGAAGCACTGGGGCACCGGACTTCAGGATAAGAGAGACGGCGCCAGCCTTGGCTTCGTTGAGGCTTGCAGTCCGGCTGCGTGTTCCCTCCGGGAAGATTACAAGCGCTGCATCCTGCTGGAGCTGTCTCAGGGCCCACCGAAACGCCTTGGCATCTACTCCGACCCGGTCTATGGGAAACGCGCCATAGCTGCGCAAGTACCATCGGCCGACTGGGCCTACGGCTCTGAACAAATTGTCCTTGGCCAGGTAATTCAGACGTCTGGGGACACTGGCCCCGAGGAAAGATGGATCCAGGTTGCTCAGATGGTTTGCGATTACAATCAGCGGTCCCATTGGAGGAACATTCTCAGCGCCAGTGACTTTGTAGTCTGAGAACGTCCTCAGAGTACATCTCTGCAGGAAATTGCTGACGTAGTAAACGGCTTCCACTATCGTCGCTCGACCAATCTAACGATCTGCTCGACCACCTCGTCTAATGATAGACAATCGGTTTCCAGAATGAAAGCGTCGACGGCCGCGCTGAGGGGCGCCTCGACCCGTTCCGAGTCTATCCTGTCCCTTCTCACCGTGTCGGCCACTACCTGGTTAAAATCAACATCTGCACCAGAAGCTTGCATTTCTGCGTGTCTTCTAGTGGCCCGTGTTTGAACAGAAGCATCTAGATAAACCTTGGTGCGGGCATCTGTCAGCACAACAGTGCCTATGTCACGCCCCACCATTACAATAGGCCCGCTTTCAGCGATGAGTCTCTGGTGGGGAGTCAGCGCGCTCCTGACCCCCTTAACAGCAGAGACTGCCGAAACGTTGCGATCAATGTCTGTCGTCCTGAGATGATCGGTTACATCGACTTCATCGACAATCAGGCGGCCACCCATGTCGTCAGAAGACAACGTAACAGTCATAGATTCGGTCATCTTTGTGAGGCTGTGCTCGTCGTTCATATCAAGACCTGAATGGACAGCCTTCCACGTTGCGGCACGGTACATCAGTCCGGTGTCCAGAAAGGCATAGCCCAGTCGCTCTGCTACACGGGCACCAACTGATGTCTTGCCGGAGGCGACCGGCCCATCGATCGCGACTGCTTCGATCACCAAGTCCTATTGAGTCCCCTGATGCCCATTACCTGCCTGATTATATGTTCAGGAGTGGTCGCGGGCAAACTGATCCGGGCTGATCCTGTCAGCCCGTGTCAAACTTGCGCCTCACCTGGTCTTCGAAGTCCGGCTCCCATCTCACGATCCGGCCTTGCGACAGTTGGGTTTCGTTTGTTGTCTGTCGTGAGGCCCGTGGATTGGCAGGAGAGGTACCGATCACGCCCGCGCCGGTCATTTCTGCAATATTGGGGTCATTCAAACCCAGGAGACCGGAAAGCACCTCTTTGTTGTGTTCCCCAAGAGTTGGTGCAGCAGACCTGATAGTCCCAGGCGTCTCCCCAAACCTCCATGGCCTGCCTGCATAGGGCAGGGGAGGCATCCCAGTCGATTCCGCGTGTTCTACGACTTCGTAGAACCCCCGGGCGTTGAGGTGGTCGTTGAAAAGAAGCGCCTTGCCGTCCAGTACTTCCCCTGCTGGCACGCCGACGGCTTGAAGCCGGGCCTGAAGGTCGGCCGCAGCCCAGCCGACGGTAACATCAGAAACGAGGTCGTCCAGCAGGTCGTGATTCTTGAATCTTGAAAGACCGTCGGCGAAGCGAGAGTCGCCAACCCACTCGGGTCGCTCCAGCACCTCACAGAATGCAGCCCACTCGCCATCTGATCTGACACTAAGTGAAATCCAACTGTCGTCACCCTTGCACGGATAGGTCCCCTGCGGCGCGTATCTATCGTCGCGATTGCCGGAAGTCCCTGCCACACGGCCATTGAAGGAATAGTCCATCAGCGGCTCGGGAACTGTGGCGGTAAGAGTCTGGGTCTGGGAGACGTCAATGAGCTGGCCCTGGCCTGTGACGGCTCGATGCATAAGAGCTGCCATGATGGCGAACACTGTGTGCTCGCCTGCGGTGTAATCAGCGTAGGGTAGTTCCGGGATGGCGGGAGGTCCGTCTATGTACCCAGTTACGGCAGCAAGACCGCAAGCGGCCTCTGTCCCATAACCAATGGCGCCGAATCCGCTCCACGGCCCAGTGTAGCCATAGCCCGTGGACGAGACCATGATGATGTCGGGTTTGACCTCACGCAGATCGTCGTATTCCAGGCCAAAGTTCGAAATCACGCGAGGAGTGAAATTCTCGATGAACACATCACTAATGGCGATCAGATCGACTAGAGTCTCAATCCCAACGGACTGGGCCAGATCAAGCGTTAGGCTCCGCTTGCCCCTGTTTTGCTCGTAGAAGTTGACGGCCCGATTCCAGAATTCCCCAGAGCTGTCATTCTCGTAGAAGCTGGAAACTCGATACCCGTCCATGCGTGTGCAGGACTCGATGCGTATGACCTCGGCACCCATATCGCCAAGCATCTTGGCAGCGAATGGGACCGCAATAAGTTGACCCATTTCGACTATCCGCGCGCCCTCCAGGGCCCTTGTCGGTGCCATAGTCAGACCACCCCCGAGGCTACGAGCTGGCGCAGATCTTTGTGGGACATGGACAGTTCGTCGACGTAAACTTCGACGTTGTGCTGTCCAAGCGTGGGTGCCGGAGATTCAACCGACCATGGAGTGCGTGACATCCCTAGAGGCGCGCCTGGATATTCTGCCTTGCCTGCGACGGGATGGTCGACTTCGGTGAAGTATCCCCGATGCTGGAACTGGGGATTCTCGTACAGTTCGGATGCATCCAGGACCATCCCGTAGATCAGACCCCTTCGCTGGTTGGCCCTGTAGAACAGGTCTTCCTTGTCGTACTGTCTGAAGGCGTCTCGCAGTATTCTGTCGAGGTCGGTTGCGTGCTCTAGACGCCCTT
This region of Dehalococcoidia bacterium genomic DNA includes:
- a CDS encoding amidase, whose translation is MSGDELCYRTISETARLIESGSLSPVELTQAHLDRIGATDSQLNSFITLLAERALEQAKSAEIEIASGTYRGPLHGIPIGLKDLYYTRYIRTTIGSKILRDFVPEYDAAVVEKFDEAGAVLLGKLQMHEFALGATSVNPHDGPAHNPWDVTRITGGSSGGSGSAVSSGQCMAALGSDTGGSIRIPAGLCGIVGMKPTFGRISRHGVHPLSWSLDTVGPMTRSAHDAAIVMNALAGHDSRDPSSAQTKTMDFTHGISDGISGLKIGIPEDFFYDVIDSEVSAAICQAAGVLAELGAVVESCSIPALNHCLGISSAILVTEAAETLFPHIRDCPDDIGADVRARLYLGAMTPAVDYIKAQRARAAYNEQLADAMETYDLLMAPTAAIGAPGIDQEFVEVNGRQENALSLMSRLTRAFNLTGQPTVSVPCGFTSDGIPIGMQLAGRMWEDSVVLRAAHTYESATEWHTRRPPIQ
- a CDS encoding MFS transporter, translating into MSNRVSTQESSEIDGEAISLWRRLLSIPPALKYPQYRSYWFGTLASVCGFQMLMFSQGWLTYELTGSPLYLGYVAVASAVPSIALNLFGGVFADRLDKRKLIFYTQILTATLIFTLAFLTLFEVVRVWHIIALAFAAGAVNAFDQPARQALYPHLIDRRVIMSAVALNSAIWQGTRIVAPMIAGIIIGLIGTATAIFVAGAGFVIMAIVILTLRIPRIDIGSTGSAFGALWEGLRFISGSSIFSFLIAMTFFNSFFGMAYITMMPAFAVDVLKVGADGQGLLMTVGGVGALGVTLLLSSSANFQRKGLLIIGGGLAFGISIIAFALTSRFVGSLPLAMVLMFIMGTSSSTYMISIMSSLQLLVPDRMRGRVMGFYGMTWSIMPLGGMQAGALASFVGVPVAIAIGGGLVAAFALGPALINRQVRNIGSILMQSEQEIQSNGSDPQRVRSAS
- the glmS gene encoding glutamine--fructose-6-phosphate transaminase (isomerizing), producing the protein MCGIIGYAGRHQAAELLIQGLGTLEYRGYDSAGIAVVGPDGNISVRKRVGKLSNLQTALNGDMPEGRLGIGHTRWATHGAPSDTNAHPHSDCKGDVVVVHNGIVENYQELKRELAGGGHVFESQTDSECIPHLIEDGIEKGLSLEEAVTDAAQQIRGASAVVAFSTRDPDKIVGLRLGNAGGIVVGKNDEGVFLSSDLPALLPHTRSVYYLNAGEIAVLNPDGMAFRCVDGTSITKLPTSIPYDPLSSAKGAFSHFMHKEIHEQPEAIVNGLRGRVSFEDQSVDLAELGLSDELIGSIDRVVFLGMGTSLHAAMIGRHWMESLARIPSEYDNSSEFRYRSPIMDSRTLVVSVCQSGETVDTLAAMELARDLGAPQVTLCNYPGTQTTRIAEHSLLLRAGLETGVAASKTFISSLISLLLLALDVATRRGQIGQGRREALVTEITRLPDMLGAMLTNESVYKEIARKYGRQSDFLFLGRGFGFPMAMEGALKLKEISYIHAEGYPAGEMKHGPISLIDEDMPVVAIAPSDSLRDKMQSNISEVRARGGNIIAVVSEGDTETSALADDVIAIPNVSEIINPFPVSIAMQLIAYHIGVRRGCDIDQPRNLAKTVTVE
- a CDS encoding 1-acyl-sn-glycerol-3-phosphate acyltransferase, which gives rise to MGPLIVIANHLSNLDPSFLGASVPRRLNYLAKDNLFRAVGPVGRWYLRSYGAFPIDRVGVDAKAFRWALRQLQQDAALVIFPEGTRSRTASLNEAKAGAVSLILKSGAPVLPVGITGTERMQPFLRVVNPTGKIRVNIGQPFSLPNIEGRPSRELLRSMTTDMMHRVCDLLPESYHGFYSRSQVQKSGPAVTSH
- a CDS encoding (d)CMP kinase, which translates into the protein MVIEAVAIDGPVASGKTSVGARVAERLGYAFLDTGLMYRAATWKAVHSGLDMNDEHSLTKMTESMTVTLSSDDMGGRLIVDEVDVTDHLRTTDIDRNVSAVSAVKGVRSALTPHQRLIAESGPIVMVGRDIGTVVLTDARTKVYLDASVQTRATRRHAEMQASGADVDFNQVVADTVRRDRIDSERVEAPLSAAVDAFILETDCLSLDEVVEQIVRLVERR
- a CDS encoding CoA transferase, with translation MAPTRALEGARIVEMGQLIAVPFAAKMLGDMGAEVIRIESCTRMDGYRVSSFYENDSSGEFWNRAVNFYEQNRGKRSLTLDLAQSVGIETLVDLIAISDVFIENFTPRVISNFGLEYDDLREVKPDIIMVSSTGYGYTGPWSGFGAIGYGTEAACGLAAVTGYIDGPPAIPELPYADYTAGEHTVFAIMAALMHRAVTGQGQLIDVSQTQTLTATVPEPLMDYSFNGRVAGTSGNRDDRYAPQGTYPCKGDDSWISLSVRSDGEWAAFCEVLERPEWVGDSRFADGLSRFKNHDLLDDLVSDVTVGWAAADLQARLQAVGVPAGEVLDGKALLFNDHLNARGFYEVVEHAESTGMPPLPYAGRPWRFGETPGTIRSAAPTLGEHNKEVLSGLLGLNDPNIAEMTGAGVIGTSPANPRASRQTTNETQLSQGRIVRWEPDFEDQVRRKFDTG